One Kribbella sp. NBC_00662 genomic region harbors:
- the hypE gene encoding hydrogenase expression/formation protein HypE — MAEQVMAPDFDGWTCPMPLRDHPNVVMGHGGGGQMSAELIEHLFVPAFANPVLDGLTDSAVFTLGDARLAFSTDSFVVQPLFFPGGSIGHLAVNGTVNDLAMSGAQAAYLSCGFILEEGVELSVVGRIAADLGDAARTAGVTVATGDTKVVDAGHGDGVYINTAGVGLVPAGVDIRPQRAAPGDVVIVSGQIGVHGIAIMSVREGISFGTEVVSDCAPLNGLVAAMLAVCPDLHVLRDPTRGGVATSLNEIAKSAGVGIELTESALPVPETVANACSFLGLDPLYVANEGKLLAIVGRDDADAVLAAMRADPLGADAEIIGECVEAHPGMVVTRTAFGATRVVDTPIGEQLPRIC; from the coding sequence GTGGCTGAGCAGGTCATGGCGCCCGACTTCGACGGCTGGACGTGCCCGATGCCGTTACGGGATCACCCGAACGTCGTGATGGGGCACGGGGGCGGCGGACAGATGTCGGCCGAGCTGATCGAGCACCTGTTCGTGCCCGCGTTCGCGAACCCGGTGCTGGACGGTCTGACCGACTCAGCGGTGTTCACCCTCGGGGACGCACGGCTGGCGTTCTCGACCGACTCGTTCGTCGTCCAGCCGTTGTTCTTCCCCGGCGGCAGTATCGGGCATCTGGCCGTGAACGGGACGGTCAACGATCTCGCGATGAGCGGCGCCCAGGCGGCGTACCTGTCCTGCGGGTTCATCCTGGAGGAGGGCGTCGAGTTGTCCGTGGTCGGCCGGATCGCGGCGGACCTCGGGGACGCGGCCCGGACGGCCGGGGTGACGGTCGCGACCGGCGACACCAAGGTCGTCGATGCGGGGCACGGCGACGGCGTGTACATCAACACCGCCGGCGTCGGGCTGGTCCCGGCCGGCGTCGACATCCGCCCGCAGCGTGCCGCACCGGGTGATGTCGTGATCGTCAGCGGTCAGATCGGCGTGCACGGGATCGCGATCATGAGCGTGCGGGAGGGCATCTCGTTCGGCACTGAGGTGGTCAGCGACTGCGCGCCGCTGAACGGTCTGGTCGCGGCGATGCTCGCGGTCTGCCCCGACCTGCATGTACTACGCGATCCGACCCGCGGCGGCGTCGCCACCTCGTTGAACGAGATCGCCAAGTCGGCCGGGGTCGGCATCGAGCTGACCGAGAGCGCCCTACCGGTGCCGGAGACCGTCGCGAACGCCTGCTCGTTCCTCGGGCTCGATCCGCTGTACGTCGCCAACGAGGGCAAGCTGCTCGCGATCGTGGGTCGCGACGACGCGGACGCCGTACTCGCGGCGATGCGCGCGGATCCGCTCGGTGCGGACGCCGAGATCATCGGTGAATGCGTGGAGGCGCATCCCGGCATGGTCGTGACCCGGACGGCGTTCGGCGCCACCCGGGTCGTGGACACGCCTATCGGAGAGCAGTTGCCGCGGATCTGTTAG
- the hypD gene encoding hydrogenase formation protein HypD — MKYLDEFSDPVLARRLVDQIHATATQPWAMMEVCGGQTHTIVRHGIDQLLPDGVEMIHGPGCPVCVTPLEIIDKALEIAAQPDVIFCSFGDMLRVPGSGRDLFRIKSQGGDVRVVYSPLDALRLAQQNPDKQVVFFGIGFETTAPPNAMTVYQAKKLGIPNFSLLVSHVRVPPAIEAIMQSPSCRVQGFLAAGHVCSVMGTTEYPPLADKYGVPIVVTGFEPLDILAGILRTVTQLEKGEHVVENAYQRAVRDEGNPAAIAMLADVFETTDRAWRGIGMIPQSGWRLSERYREYDAEYRFQVRDIATQESTVCRSGEVLQGLIKPHECSAFGTLCTPRNPLGATMVSSEGACAAYYLYRRLQTPVEVVTSGG; from the coding sequence ATGAAGTACCTCGACGAGTTCAGCGACCCGGTGCTGGCCCGCAGGCTGGTCGACCAGATCCACGCGACCGCGACGCAACCGTGGGCGATGATGGAGGTCTGTGGCGGGCAGACGCACACGATCGTCCGGCACGGTATCGACCAGTTGCTGCCGGACGGTGTCGAGATGATCCACGGTCCCGGCTGCCCGGTCTGCGTGACGCCGCTGGAGATCATCGACAAGGCGCTCGAGATCGCCGCCCAGCCCGACGTGATCTTCTGCTCGTTCGGCGACATGCTGCGGGTGCCCGGCAGCGGTCGCGACCTGTTCCGGATCAAGAGCCAGGGCGGTGACGTCCGCGTGGTCTACTCGCCGCTGGACGCGCTCCGGCTGGCGCAGCAGAACCCGGACAAGCAGGTCGTCTTCTTCGGCATCGGTTTCGAGACCACCGCGCCGCCGAACGCGATGACCGTCTACCAGGCCAAGAAGCTCGGCATCCCGAACTTCAGCCTGCTCGTCTCGCACGTCCGGGTGCCGCCGGCGATCGAGGCGATCATGCAGTCGCCCAGTTGCCGGGTGCAGGGCTTCCTCGCCGCCGGCCATGTCTGCAGCGTGATGGGTACGACGGAGTATCCGCCGCTCGCGGACAAGTACGGCGTACCGATCGTGGTCACCGGGTTCGAGCCGCTGGACATCCTGGCCGGGATCCTGCGCACGGTCACGCAGCTCGAGAAGGGCGAGCACGTGGTCGAGAACGCGTACCAGCGGGCGGTCCGCGACGAGGGCAACCCGGCCGCGATCGCGATGCTGGCCGACGTGTTCGAGACCACCGACCGGGCCTGGCGGGGGATCGGGATGATCCCGCAGAGCGGCTGGCGGCTGTCCGAGCGGTACCGCGAGTACGACGCGGAGTACCGCTTCCAGGTCCGCGACATCGCGACGCAGGAGTCGACGGTGTGCCGCAGCGGCGAAGTACTGCAGGGATTGATCAAGCCGCACGAGTGCTCCGCGTTCGGGACACTGTGTACGCCGCGCAACCCGCTCGGGGCCACGATGGTGTCGAGCGAGGGCGCGTGTGCGGCGTACTACCTCTACCGCCGGCTGCAGACCCCCGTCGAGGTGGTGACGAGCGGTGGCTGA
- the hypB gene encoding hydrogenase nickel incorporation protein HypB, whose protein sequence is MCSTCGCGGEDSTTRVTLVDEHEHHHDHPHPHPHEHAHESRTVLLEQDILAKNDLLAAATRHRLAEHAITAINLMSSPGSGKTTLLERTITDLGDRRETLVIEGDQETWLDAQRIRSTGSKVVQINTGAGCHLDAEMMDRGLAELAPPDGSLVFVENVGNLVCPALFDLGEAARVVIISVTEGADKPAKYPYMFRTADLVLLNKIDLLPYVDFDVDLCLELIHRVKPDVEMLPVSATRGDGLDAWHEWLANRSAATALR, encoded by the coding sequence ATGTGCAGCACCTGTGGATGCGGCGGCGAGGACAGCACCACCCGCGTGACGCTGGTCGACGAGCACGAGCACCATCACGACCATCCACATCCGCATCCACACGAGCACGCCCACGAGAGCCGGACCGTGCTCCTCGAACAGGACATCCTGGCGAAGAACGACCTGCTCGCCGCGGCCACCCGGCACCGGCTGGCCGAGCACGCGATCACCGCGATCAACCTGATGAGCTCACCGGGTTCCGGCAAGACCACGCTGCTCGAACGCACGATCACCGACCTCGGCGACCGCCGCGAGACCCTGGTGATCGAAGGCGATCAGGAGACCTGGCTGGACGCCCAGCGGATCCGGTCCACCGGCAGCAAGGTCGTCCAGATCAACACCGGCGCCGGGTGCCACCTGGACGCCGAGATGATGGACCGCGGCCTGGCCGAACTCGCCCCGCCCGACGGCTCGCTGGTCTTCGTCGAGAACGTCGGCAACCTGGTCTGCCCGGCCCTGTTCGACCTCGGCGAGGCGGCCCGGGTGGTGATCATCTCGGTCACCGAGGGCGCGGACAAACCGGCGAAGTACCCCTACATGTTCCGCACCGCCGACCTCGTCCTGCTGAACAAGATCGACCTGCTCCCGTACGTCGACTTCGACGTCGACCTGTGTCTCGAGCTGATCCACCGGGTCAAGCCGGACGTCGAGATGCTGCCCGTCTCCGCCACCCGCGGCGACGGGCTCGACGCCTGGCACGAGTGGCTCGCTAACAGATCCGCGGCAACTGCTCTCCGATAG
- a CDS encoding hydrogenase maturation nickel metallochaperone HypA has protein sequence MHELAITESIVDAIVEKIGDGPVAAVRLEIGRLSGVVTDSIRFCFEIVAGGTGLEGARLDIDEPPGRAYCRDCGREFTLEDPIMLCDCGSADLDVLAGRELRIISVEVR, from the coding sequence ATGCATGAGCTCGCCATCACGGAGAGCATCGTCGATGCGATCGTCGAGAAGATCGGCGACGGACCGGTGGCAGCCGTCCGGCTCGAGATCGGGCGGTTGTCCGGCGTGGTGACCGACTCGATCCGGTTCTGCTTCGAGATCGTGGCCGGCGGGACCGGGCTGGAGGGCGCCCGGCTGGACATCGACGAGCCGCCGGGGCGGGCGTACTGTCGGGACTGCGGGCGGGAGTTCACACTCGAGGATCCGATCATGCTGTGCGACTGCGGCAGCGCCGATCTCGACGTCCTGGCCGGCCGCGAACTGCGGATCATCTCGGTGGAGGTGCGTTGA